In bacterium, a single window of DNA contains:
- the ftsY_1 gene encoding Signal recognition particle receptor FtsY: MVLFKKPKFLEAFEESAQKAKDRLAEAGKKTWDVLNMDVKDVYTVSKEAVATRIEAGLEASRKGFMGQIQRLGLRWGRVEEGFYDELLEALILGDIGVPTSTALVDDLRAICTAKKIHDIEPALSELKELIRVRVAHDFDYDGLLDDAPRPWVVMLTGVNGSGKTTTAGKLAARYKALGKSVLLVAADTFRAAAIEQLEVWAGRADVEFMKQQQGSDAAAVVYDGLERAVARQFDVVIVDTAGRLQAKQHLMEELRKVRRIAEKKVPAEQITSLLVVDATTGQNGLSQARIFNEVVDLDGIVLTKLDGTAKGGIVVAIQAELGLPVVEVGVGERIDDLVPFDPEAYVEGLFEGINAEAVEVEP; this comes from the coding sequence ATGGTCCTCTTCAAGAAGCCCAAATTCCTGGAAGCCTTCGAGGAATCCGCGCAAAAGGCCAAAGATCGCCTCGCTGAGGCGGGTAAAAAGACATGGGACGTCCTCAACATGGATGTCAAAGATGTCTACACCGTCTCCAAAGAAGCGGTCGCGACCCGGATCGAGGCGGGCCTGGAAGCCTCCCGCAAAGGCTTCATGGGACAGATCCAGCGGCTGGGCTTGCGCTGGGGACGGGTCGAAGAGGGGTTTTATGACGAGCTCCTGGAAGCGCTGATCCTGGGGGACATCGGAGTCCCGACCAGCACCGCCCTGGTGGACGACCTCCGGGCGATCTGCACAGCGAAAAAGATTCACGACATCGAGCCGGCTCTTTCGGAACTGAAGGAACTGATCCGGGTCCGGGTGGCACACGATTTCGACTACGACGGCTTGCTGGATGATGCCCCCCGCCCCTGGGTGGTCATGCTCACCGGGGTCAACGGTTCCGGGAAAACCACCACCGCCGGGAAGCTGGCGGCCCGCTACAAAGCACTCGGGAAATCCGTGCTGCTGGTCGCGGCGGACACCTTCCGGGCGGCCGCCATCGAGCAGCTGGAAGTCTGGGCAGGGCGGGCAGATGTCGAGTTCATGAAGCAGCAGCAGGGCTCTGATGCCGCAGCGGTGGTCTACGACGGCCTGGAACGCGCCGTAGCGCGGCAGTTCGACGTCGTGATTGTTGACACCGCAGGACGCCTGCAGGCCAAGCAGCACCTGATGGAAGAACTCCGGAAAGTCCGAAGAATCGCGGAGAAAAAAGTCCCGGCGGAGCAGATCACCAGCCTGCTGGTGGTCGATGCCACCACCGGTCAGAATGGGCTTTCACAGGCACGCATTTTTAATGAAGTCGTGGATCTTGATGGGATCGTCCTCACGAAACTGGATGGCACCGCCAAAGGGGGGATCGTGGTCGCAATTCAGGCGGAGTTAGGTCTCCCCGTAGTCGAGGTGGGCGTTGGGGAACGCATCGACGATCTGGTTCCCTTCGATCCGGAAGCCTATGTCGAGGGGCTTTTCGAGGGGATCAATGCGGAGGCGGTCGAGGTAGAGCCCTAA
- the murI gene encoding Glutamate racemase, whose product MSDVLTGDWTPRIGLFDSGIGGLTVLRHVLSACPGVPCLYVGDLKHVPYGPRTLTEIHQIAEEIITWLIQQGCTHIAVACNTSTAALKDNPLMCPVPLVNVIDPLRDWLLAHPELTRVGVVANPVTAKRAIHAQVLEEVRPLHVTTNAAPTLVSLLESLSPAEDIDAAVAEAIAPLLADRVEACLYGCTHYPLAMAAFRRALGAGIPLIDSGALVAQALADQMPVGPAGSQPGPVEFVTTAPSDDFARWVEQLMPPTLSWTLRTCDFFEQSASVLAQ is encoded by the coding sequence ATGAGCGACGTTCTGACCGGCGACTGGACCCCCCGAATCGGCCTGTTCGATTCGGGGATTGGCGGACTCACCGTGCTGCGGCATGTCCTGTCGGCCTGCCCGGGGGTCCCCTGCCTGTATGTCGGGGATCTGAAGCATGTGCCGTATGGACCCCGGACCCTGACGGAGATTCACCAGATCGCTGAAGAGATCATCACTTGGCTGATACAACAGGGCTGTACACACATCGCGGTCGCCTGCAATACTTCTACCGCCGCACTCAAAGATAACCCCCTGATGTGCCCGGTTCCGTTGGTGAATGTTATTGATCCCCTGCGCGACTGGCTTCTGGCCCATCCGGAACTTACCCGTGTCGGCGTGGTAGCGAATCCTGTCACGGCGAAGCGCGCGATTCACGCGCAGGTGCTGGAAGAAGTCCGGCCACTTCATGTCACCACGAATGCCGCACCGACGCTGGTCTCGCTGCTGGAGTCGCTGAGTCCGGCAGAGGACATCGATGCTGCTGTCGCGGAGGCGATCGCCCCGCTCCTGGCAGACCGGGTCGAGGCCTGTCTCTATGGGTGCACGCATTACCCGCTAGCGATGGCAGCATTTCGTCGCGCGCTGGGAGCCGGCATTCCCCTGATCGACTCCGGGGCACTGGTCGCGCAAGCGCTGGCGGATCAGATGCCGGTGGGTCCCGCCGGGAGTCAGCCGGGACCGGTCGAGTTTGTGACCACCGCCCCCTCGGATGACTTTGCCCGGTGGGTCGAACAACTCATGCCTCCAACCCTCTCCTGGACCCTGCGCACCTGTGACTTTTTTGAGCAATCGGCGTCAGTCCTCGCGCAATAA
- the rph gene encoding Ribonuclease PH encodes MYFRPDARAVDEHRAISIEFNYLPSVPGSVLYKMGRTWILATASAEQGVPRWMESQGEGWITAEYAMIPAATSPRKPREQVGKQSGRSLEIQRLVGRSLRAVADLSAIPGRTIYLDCEVLQADGGTRCASINAAYLALMLAVSGLMREENIKRNPVKEPLGAISVGLMQDRAILDMSHQEDSMAQVDMNLVMTAGGRFAEIQGTGEGACFDEFQLQELLRIGRKGITDVIAIGQAALKERVPNLSI; translated from the coding sequence ATGTACTTCCGTCCGGATGCGCGGGCTGTGGACGAACACCGCGCTATCTCCATCGAGTTCAACTACCTCCCCAGCGTCCCTGGCTCGGTCCTGTACAAAATGGGCCGGACCTGGATCCTCGCGACCGCCAGCGCCGAACAGGGTGTCCCCCGCTGGATGGAGTCCCAGGGCGAGGGGTGGATCACCGCGGAGTACGCCATGATCCCGGCCGCGACCTCCCCCCGGAAACCCCGGGAGCAGGTGGGGAAGCAGTCCGGGCGGAGCCTGGAGATTCAGCGACTGGTGGGCCGTTCATTGCGGGCCGTCGCGGATCTCTCCGCGATCCCTGGTCGCACGATCTATCTCGACTGCGAAGTCCTCCAGGCGGATGGCGGGACCCGTTGTGCCAGCATCAATGCGGCGTATCTGGCGCTCATGCTGGCGGTCAGCGGCCTGATGCGGGAAGAGAACATCAAGCGGAATCCGGTGAAGGAGCCCCTGGGGGCGATTTCGGTCGGGCTGATGCAGGATCGCGCGATCCTCGACATGTCCCATCAGGAAGACAGCATGGCCCAGGTCGACATGAATCTTGTGATGACCGCGGGTGGGCGCTTCGCAGAGATTCAGGGCACAGGCGAAGGGGCCTGCTTCGATGAGTTTCAGCTTCAGGAGCTGCTGCGCATCGGGCGCAAAGGGATTACGGACGTCATTGCCATCGGGCAGGCGGCACTGAAAGAGCGGGTCCCCAATCTGTCGATTTGA
- a CDS encoding dITP/XTP pyrophosphatase, which produces MAYGIPKQILIATTNPGKFSEMLQLLDGVDTTWVSLQDFPDIEPPAETGATYEDNALLKARYYSEKTQLPAIADDSGLEILALGGWPGLHSNRPLGDNRRLSDSDLLALVLKRMEAYPHEPQRRARMVCAAAYVDPGNEIELCYRGSLYGVIGKAPKGKNGFGYDPLFYVPDCWKTIAQMTPEEKNRFSHRRHAMVTLKPRIIHEFTKREGFAV; this is translated from the coding sequence ATGGCCTACGGCATCCCCAAGCAAATCCTCATCGCGACCACCAATCCCGGGAAGTTCAGCGAAATGCTGCAGCTGCTGGATGGGGTTGACACCACCTGGGTCTCCCTGCAGGACTTCCCGGACATTGAGCCTCCGGCAGAAACCGGGGCGACCTACGAAGACAACGCCCTCCTCAAAGCCCGGTACTACAGCGAGAAGACCCAGCTCCCGGCGATCGCAGATGACTCGGGGCTGGAAATCCTGGCCCTCGGGGGTTGGCCCGGACTCCACTCGAATCGCCCGCTGGGTGACAATCGCCGCCTGAGCGACAGCGACCTGCTGGCGTTGGTGCTCAAGCGGATGGAAGCGTATCCCCACGAGCCACAGCGACGCGCCCGTATGGTGTGCGCCGCCGCCTATGTGGATCCCGGGAACGAAATCGAGCTCTGCTATCGCGGTTCCCTGTATGGGGTCATCGGCAAAGCCCCGAAGGGCAAAAACGGCTTTGGCTACGATCCGCTGTTCTATGTCCCGGACTGCTGGAAGACTATCGCCCAGATGACCCCCGAAGAGAAGAATCGCTTCTCGCATCGGCGTCATGCCATGGTGACTCTGAAGCCGCGCATCATCCACGAGTTCACGAAGCGTGAGGGGTTCGCGGTCTGA